From a single Alkalihalophilus pseudofirmus genomic region:
- the purF gene encoding amidophosphoribosyltransferase encodes MFAEIKGLNEECGVFAVWGHKDAAQITYYGLHSLQHRGQEGAGIVVTDGEQLSVHKGMGLVNEVFRPEDLTLLHGKGAIGHVRYATAGGGGFANVQPLLFRSQRGGLALAHNGNLVNANNLKHQLEGQGSIFQSTSDTEVLAHLIKRSGYYTLEDQLKNALSMLKGAYAFAVMNETQLMVALDPNGLRPLSIGRLGDAYVVASETCAFDIIGAEYERDVQPGELVIIDDNGLRSERFVSSQPRAICSMEYVYFARPDSNVDGVNVHTARKNLGKQLAYEAPVEADVVTGVPDSSISAAIGYAEQTGIPYELGLIKNRYVGRTFIQPSQELREQGVKMKLSAVRGVVEGKRVVMIDDSIVRGTTSRRIVRMLREAGAKEVHVRISSPPIKNPCFYGIDTSTTEELIASNHSIEEMRDMMGADTLAFLSTEGLMEGIGRDSLEPNCGQCLACFTGQYPTEIYADTLHPHAKV; translated from the coding sequence ATGTTTGCTGAAATCAAAGGCTTAAATGAAGAATGTGGTGTATTCGCTGTCTGGGGTCATAAGGATGCTGCTCAAATTACGTATTATGGGCTGCACAGCTTACAGCATAGAGGACAAGAAGGAGCTGGCATCGTCGTCACAGACGGTGAACAGCTCTCCGTTCATAAAGGAATGGGACTTGTAAATGAAGTATTCAGACCAGAGGATTTAACGTTGCTGCACGGAAAAGGAGCGATTGGCCACGTTCGTTACGCTACAGCAGGCGGAGGCGGCTTTGCCAATGTGCAGCCGCTCCTGTTCCGCTCTCAGCGCGGGGGTTTAGCGCTTGCTCATAACGGTAATCTAGTGAACGCCAACAATCTGAAGCATCAGCTAGAAGGGCAAGGCAGTATCTTTCAATCGACTTCTGATACAGAAGTGTTAGCTCACTTAATTAAACGCAGCGGGTACTACACACTAGAGGATCAACTGAAAAATGCTCTAAGTATGTTAAAAGGAGCCTATGCGTTTGCGGTCATGAATGAGACTCAACTAATGGTCGCTCTTGACCCGAATGGCTTGCGTCCACTTTCTATTGGACGCCTTGGAGATGCTTATGTGGTAGCAAGTGAGACTTGTGCATTTGATATTATTGGGGCTGAGTACGAGCGGGATGTTCAGCCGGGTGAGCTTGTTATTATTGATGATAATGGCTTACGTTCTGAGCGTTTTGTCAGCTCGCAGCCAAGAGCAATCTGCAGTATGGAATATGTTTATTTTGCTCGGCCTGACAGTAATGTCGATGGGGTGAATGTTCATACCGCAAGAAAGAATCTCGGCAAGCAGCTGGCATATGAAGCACCAGTGGAAGCAGATGTTGTGACAGGAGTGCCGGATTCTAGTATTTCAGCAGCGATTGGCTATGCAGAGCAGACCGGCATCCCGTATGAGCTTGGATTAATTAAGAACCGTTATGTCGGAAGGACGTTTATCCAGCCTTCACAAGAGCTTCGTGAGCAAGGAGTGAAAATGAAGCTGTCAGCCGTGCGCGGTGTAGTAGAAGGGAAGCGCGTGGTAATGATTGATGATTCGATTGTACGCGGAACAACGAGCAGACGAATAGTACGGATGCTTCGTGAAGCGGGGGCAAAAGAAGTTCATGTACGTATCAGTTCACCGCCTATAAAGAACCCGTGCTTTTACGGAATCGATACATCGACTACAGAAGAGCTGATTGCATCCAATCATTCCATTGAAGAAATGAGAGACATGATGGGTGCAGATACATTAGCTTTCTTATCAACAGAAGGACTTATGGAGGGCATTGGCCGTGATAGTCTAGAACCTAATTGTGGGCAGTGTTTAGCATGCTTTACAGGACAGTACCCAACAGAGATCTATGCGGATACACTTCATCCACATGCAAAAGTATAA
- the purM gene encoding phosphoribosylformylglycinamidine cyclo-ligase, with protein sequence MSEAYKQAGVDIEAGYEAVRRMGQHVNRTNRPGVMGGLGGFGGMFDLSSLKMKEPVLVSGTDGVGTKLMLAFMMDKHDTIGVDAVAMCVNDIVVQGAEPLYFLDYLAVGKADPVRIESIVKGVADGCEQAGCALIGGETAEMPGMYSADEYDIAGFSVGAVEKSDLLTGEEITPGDIVIGLSSNGLHSNGFSLVRKVFLEDNKLSLHDTLPGLDGTLGEELLTPTRIYVKPLLEVLRTYSVHGLAHVTGGGFYENIPRMLPDGCGVEIDFGSWPIHPVFSLLEEYGSLSKKDMFSAFNMGIGMIAVVPEKDHTNVIRTLEAQGEKAFIIGRVTSGAGVTIGGID encoded by the coding sequence ATGTCAGAAGCATATAAGCAAGCCGGAGTAGACATTGAAGCAGGGTATGAAGCCGTTCGTCGTATGGGCCAGCATGTTAATCGTACAAATCGCCCAGGAGTCATGGGGGGATTAGGCGGTTTTGGAGGCATGTTCGACCTTTCAAGCTTAAAAATGAAAGAGCCCGTATTAGTATCAGGAACAGACGGGGTAGGAACGAAGCTGATGCTTGCCTTTATGATGGATAAGCACGATACGATCGGTGTTGATGCGGTTGCGATGTGTGTGAATGATATCGTAGTTCAAGGGGCTGAGCCATTGTATTTCCTTGATTATTTAGCGGTAGGAAAGGCTGATCCCGTTCGGATTGAGTCGATTGTTAAAGGTGTGGCTGATGGCTGTGAGCAAGCAGGCTGTGCCTTAATTGGCGGAGAAACAGCTGAAATGCCGGGCATGTATAGTGCAGATGAATATGATATAGCCGGTTTTTCAGTCGGGGCGGTTGAGAAGAGCGATTTGCTTACTGGGGAAGAAATTACTCCAGGCGATATTGTGATTGGGCTTTCATCAAACGGTCTCCACAGCAATGGCTTTTCTTTAGTACGAAAAGTATTTCTAGAGGACAACAAGCTTTCGTTACATGACACTCTTCCTGGACTTGATGGCACGTTAGGAGAAGAATTGCTTACACCAACGAGAATTTACGTGAAGCCTTTATTAGAAGTGCTTCGTACTTACTCTGTTCACGGTCTGGCCCATGTAACCGGAGGCGGTTTTTACGAAAATATTCCGCGTATGCTTCCTGATGGCTGCGGTGTTGAAATTGATTTTGGTTCTTGGCCGATCCACCCTGTTTTCTCACTGCTTGAAGAGTACGGCAGTCTATCAAAAAAGGATATGTTTAGTGCGTTTAATATGGGAATTGGCATGATTGCGGTCGTTCCTGAAAAAGACCATACCAATGTGATTCGTACCCTTGAAGCACAAGGCGAGAAAGCATTTATTATCGGCAGAGTGACAAGCGGTGCAGGAGTGACGATTGGAGGCATTGATTGA
- the purN gene encoding phosphoribosylglycinamide formyltransferase, translated as MRRIAVFASGNGTNAQAIIDQAKSGVLECEVVLVVSDKPDAFALTRAKNAGIDTFSFKPSDFKNKKSYESELVKKLKEKNVQFIALAGYMRLIGPTLLKAFEGRIVNIHPSLLPQFPGLDAIGQAMNAGVMETGVTIHLVDSGMDTGPIIAQETVQVDQDDTMETLTKKIQAVEHRLYPATIKDWVKSLELEGVMSK; from the coding sequence ATGAGGCGGATAGCTGTTTTTGCTTCTGGAAACGGGACAAATGCACAAGCGATTATTGATCAAGCAAAAAGCGGCGTGCTCGAATGTGAAGTGGTGCTTGTTGTGAGTGATAAGCCGGATGCATTTGCATTAACACGAGCAAAAAATGCAGGGATCGACACGTTTAGTTTCAAGCCATCTGATTTCAAAAATAAAAAAAGCTACGAGTCCGAGTTGGTCAAGAAGTTAAAAGAGAAAAACGTACAGTTTATCGCGCTAGCTGGGTATATGCGCCTGATAGGGCCAACGCTGCTTAAGGCATTCGAAGGAAGAATAGTGAATATCCATCCATCTTTATTGCCGCAATTCCCTGGTCTTGATGCGATCGGCCAAGCGATGAATGCTGGTGTAATGGAGACTGGTGTGACGATCCACCTTGTAGATTCAGGGATGGATACCGGTCCGATTATTGCTCAAGAAACAGTACAGGTTGATCAAGATGATACAATGGAAACATTAACAAAAAAGATACAAGCAGTGGAACATCGGCTTTATCCTGCGACAATAAAGGATTGGGTAAAGTCTTTAGAGCTGGAAGGAGTAATGAGCAAATGA
- the purH gene encoding bifunctional phosphoribosylaminoimidazolecarboxamide formyltransferase/IMP cyclohydrolase codes for MKRRALVSVSNKEGIIPFVEGLVKEGFEVVSTGGTKKAIQEAGIPVTGIQDVTGFPEILEGRVKTLHPNIHGGLLAMRDKDDHASQLEEHNITPIDVVVVNLYPFQQTIAKPGSTFEDAIENIDIGGPSMLRAAAKNHKYVTVVVDPQDYDTVLAELKDGVTAETRRRLAAKVFRHTASYDAVIAEYLTEATGEESPETLTVTYEKKQSLRYGENPHQKATFYKKPLAKDGSIATAVQLHGKELSYNNINDADAALAIVKEFTEPACVAVKHMNPCGVGTGETIEQAYDKAYEADPVSIFGGIIALNKEVDKQTALKMKEIFLEIIIAPAFTEEALEVLKEKKNLRLLTVDTTKSQGKEASLTSIHGGLLVQDEDTFSFDAADVSVPTKREPSEEEWSALKLAWKVVKHVKSNAIVLANDQMTVGVGAGQMNRVGAAAIALEQASERMEGAVMGSDAFFPMGDTVEAAAKAGVRAIIQPGGSIRDQESIDMADRYDIAMVFTGVRHFKH; via the coding sequence ATGAAGAGAAGAGCATTAGTCAGTGTATCAAACAAAGAAGGCATTATCCCTTTTGTAGAAGGTTTAGTGAAAGAAGGATTTGAAGTTGTTTCTACAGGCGGAACGAAAAAAGCAATTCAAGAGGCAGGCATTCCTGTAACAGGGATTCAAGATGTGACAGGATTTCCTGAAATCTTAGAAGGCCGTGTTAAAACCCTTCACCCAAATATCCATGGTGGATTGCTTGCGATGCGTGATAAAGATGATCACGCATCGCAGCTTGAAGAACACAATATTACACCGATTGATGTGGTTGTTGTGAATCTTTATCCTTTTCAACAAACGATCGCAAAACCAGGTTCAACATTTGAAGATGCTATTGAAAATATTGATATCGGCGGCCCGAGCATGCTTCGTGCGGCAGCTAAAAACCATAAGTATGTGACGGTTGTTGTAGATCCACAAGATTATGACACAGTACTAGCTGAACTTAAAGATGGTGTGACTGCTGAAACACGCCGCCGCCTAGCTGCAAAAGTATTCCGTCATACAGCTTCTTATGATGCAGTCATCGCTGAATATTTAACGGAAGCAACAGGCGAAGAAAGTCCGGAAACTCTAACAGTTACATATGAGAAAAAACAAAGCTTGCGCTATGGTGAAAATCCTCATCAAAAAGCGACATTTTATAAAAAGCCGCTTGCAAAAGATGGATCAATTGCTACAGCTGTTCAGTTACACGGAAAAGAACTCTCTTACAACAATATTAATGATGCAGACGCGGCTCTTGCGATTGTCAAAGAATTTACAGAGCCTGCTTGTGTAGCTGTTAAACATATGAACCCGTGTGGTGTGGGTACTGGTGAGACAATTGAACAAGCGTATGATAAGGCATATGAAGCAGATCCAGTTTCCATTTTTGGCGGGATTATTGCTCTTAATAAAGAGGTAGATAAACAGACTGCGCTTAAAATGAAAGAAATCTTCTTAGAGATTATTATTGCGCCTGCATTTACTGAAGAAGCACTTGAAGTATTAAAAGAAAAGAAAAATCTTCGCCTTTTAACAGTCGATACAACAAAATCCCAAGGAAAAGAAGCAAGCTTGACATCGATTCACGGTGGACTTCTTGTTCAAGATGAGGATACCTTCAGCTTTGATGCAGCGGATGTCTCTGTACCAACAAAGCGTGAGCCTTCTGAAGAAGAATGGAGTGCTTTGAAACTTGCTTGGAAAGTCGTGAAGCACGTGAAGTCAAACGCGATTGTTCTAGCAAATGATCAAATGACTGTTGGTGTTGGAGCTGGTCAAATGAATCGCGTCGGGGCAGCTGCGATTGCTCTTGAGCAAGCAAGCGAGCGTATGGAAGGCGCGGTTATGGGTTCAGATGCTTTCTTCCCAATGGGTGATACAGTTGAAGCAGCAGCAAAAGCTGGCGTACGAGCAATTATTCAGCCAGGCGGATCAATCCGTGATCAGGAATCAATTGATATGGCGGATCGTTATGATATTGCGATGGTATTTACAGGGGTACGTCATTTCAAACATTAA
- the purD gene encoding phosphoribosylamine--glycine ligase: MNVLVIGSGGREHTIAWKLNQSKQVDQVFVAPGNDGMKDVAVTVPISEADHAGLIQFAKENEVELTVVGSEVPLLAGVVDAFFAAGLKAFGPTKAAARLEGSKSFAKEIMQKYTIPTGAYDTFTDYNSAVQYVKEKGAPIVIKADGLAAGKGVIVAMTEEEATAALHSMLNDDAFGEAGASVVIEEYLEGEELSLMAFVNGDIVVPMVAAQDHKRAFDNDEGPNTGGMGAYSPVPQFGEEQIKEAVETILKPTAAAMIKEGHPFTGILYAGLMMTTTGPKVIEFNARFGDPETQVVLPRLESDLEQVMLTLLNGEKPELSWSDDAVIGVVMASKGYPASYEKGSVINGLDTLKDDKAFVFHAGTKRVDDNWVTNGGRVLLVASKAKTLSTAKETVYEAIEHIQSDGLFYRTDIGHKAISRVSSS, encoded by the coding sequence ATGAATGTGCTTGTTATCGGAAGCGGTGGACGTGAACATACAATTGCTTGGAAATTAAATCAGAGTAAGCAAGTCGATCAAGTATTCGTGGCACCTGGCAATGATGGGATGAAAGATGTGGCAGTAACTGTTCCAATCAGTGAGGCCGATCACGCAGGGCTTATCCAATTTGCCAAAGAAAATGAAGTCGAGTTGACTGTTGTTGGATCAGAGGTGCCTCTATTGGCAGGTGTGGTGGATGCTTTTTTTGCTGCTGGCTTAAAAGCATTTGGCCCCACAAAAGCAGCGGCGCGTCTTGAGGGAAGTAAATCGTTTGCAAAAGAGATTATGCAGAAATACACTATTCCAACAGGAGCGTATGACACATTTACAGACTACAATTCGGCTGTGCAATACGTAAAAGAAAAGGGAGCTCCTATTGTTATTAAAGCTGACGGATTGGCTGCGGGTAAGGGTGTAATTGTAGCGATGACTGAAGAGGAAGCAACCGCTGCCCTTCATTCTATGCTTAATGATGATGCCTTTGGTGAAGCTGGTGCATCAGTTGTCATTGAAGAATACTTAGAGGGTGAAGAGCTTTCGTTAATGGCATTCGTGAACGGAGACATCGTTGTACCAATGGTTGCTGCTCAAGATCATAAGCGCGCATTTGACAATGACGAGGGACCGAATACTGGCGGCATGGGAGCTTATTCACCTGTACCTCAGTTTGGTGAAGAGCAAATCAAAGAAGCGGTCGAGACAATCTTAAAACCGACTGCAGCTGCGATGATTAAGGAAGGCCATCCGTTTACAGGTATCTTATATGCGGGCTTAATGATGACGACAACAGGTCCTAAAGTAATTGAATTTAACGCGCGCTTTGGCGATCCAGAAACACAAGTGGTGCTGCCGCGGTTAGAATCTGATTTAGAGCAGGTCATGCTAACGCTGTTAAACGGGGAAAAGCCAGAACTTAGCTGGTCAGATGATGCAGTCATTGGAGTGGTGATGGCGAGTAAAGGCTATCCGGCGTCTTATGAGAAGGGCTCGGTCATCAACGGACTCGACACATTAAAAGACGACAAAGCATTTGTTTTTCACGCCGGAACAAAGCGTGTAGATGATAACTGGGTAACAAACGGCGGCCGCGTCTTATTAGTCGCTTCAAAAGCGAAAACACTAAGCACGGCTAAAGAAACGGTTTATGAGGCCATTGAGCATATCCAGAGTGATGGGCTGTTTTATCGAACTGATATAGGCCATAAAGCTATTTCACGCGTTTCTTCTTCATAA
- a CDS encoding EYxxD motif small membrane protein, with the protein MFNIQEYATDSLFIYILLIGSIVAFLYVFMKKKRVK; encoded by the coding sequence ATGTTCAATATTCAAGAATATGCAACAGATTCTCTTTTTATTTATATTTTACTGATAGGAAGTATTGTTGCATTTTTATATGTGTTTATGAAGAAGAAACGCGTGAAATAG